Proteins from a genomic interval of Xanthomonas sp. AM6:
- the acpP gene encoding acyl carrier protein, producing the protein MSTIEERVKKIVVEQLGVKEEEVTNSASFVDDLGADSLDTVELVMALEEEFECEIPDEEAEKITSVQQAIDYVKAHVKS; encoded by the coding sequence ATGAGCACCATCGAAGAACGCGTCAAGAAAATCGTCGTCGAACAACTCGGCGTCAAGGAAGAAGAAGTCACCAACAGCGCATCGTTCGTCGATGACCTCGGTGCCGACTCGCTGGACACCGTCGAGCTGGTGATGGCGCTGGAAGAAGAGTTCGAGTGCGAGATTCCGGACGAAGAAGCCGAGAAGATCACCTCGGTGCAGCAGGCCATCGACTACGTCAAGGCGCACGTCAAGAGCTGA